The Acidobacteriota bacterium genomic interval TTGGAAGAGCGCGAGGCGATCTTCGCCGTAGACCGGCACGGGAGCTTCTACCAGCGGGGGGTCCCGGGGACTGCCGGGAGCCTCGCTCCCGTTGCGCAAGTGCTTGGCCTACAAGCACTTGACCTTGACAAAGGGCGCTGTCACAAGTACCCTTCGCCAATTCGTCGGGGGCCGCGTAGAGCGGCTGCGCCGACGATCCAGTCTGCTGCCGCCACGGAGAGCCGGGACACGCGGATTCGCGACACGCGGAGTCAAAAGTTGGGGGTCGAGACGCTATGGGGAGCCAAGACGGAGAGTTTGGGCTGACCGCCCGAGACCGGGCCATCCTCAAGGATGTAATCCTGACGTATATCTTGAACGCCGAGCCGGTCAGCTCGCGGGCGGTGGCGAAGCATGGGCAGCACGGGCTGTCGGCGGCCACCATCCGCAACACCATGGCGGACTTGGAGGAGCTGGGGCTCCTGTCCCAGCCCCATACCTCCGCCGGCCGCGTTCCCACCCGCAAGGCCTACCACCTCTACATCGGCTCGATGATGGATCCGTCCCAGATCCCGCAGGGCATCCGCGACCGAATCGATCACGGCTTGGTTTCCAGCGAGGGCGACCCGGATCATCTGATGGCCGCCACCTCCCAGCTGCTGTCGGAGCTCAGTCATCAGGTGGGCATCCTGCTCACCCCGGCGCTGGCGGAGACGGTGCTCAAGACCGTCGAGTTCGTGCACCTTTCGGATCGCAAGGTCCTGTGCGTCGTGGTCTCCACCGCCGGCTTTGTGGACAAGAAGGTGATCCAGACCCGCGAGCCCCTGAGCCGCGAGCAGCTGGCGCGGATCTCCAACTATGTGACGGAGAATTTTTCCGGGCTGACGGTGCGCCAGATCCGCGACCGGCTTTTGCGGCTGATGGCGGAGGAGCGGGCGCAGATGGATCGGATT includes:
- the hrcA gene encoding heat-inducible transcriptional repressor HrcA — translated: MGSQDGEFGLTARDRAILKDVILTYILNAEPVSSRAVAKHGQHGLSAATIRNTMADLEELGLLSQPHTSAGRVPTRKAYHLYIGSMMDPSQIPQGIRDRIDHGLVSSEGDPDHLMAATSQLLSELSHQVGILLTPALAETVLKTVEFVHLSDRKVLCVVVSTAGFVDKKVIQTREPLSREQLARISNYVTENFSGLTVRQIRDRLLRLMAEERAQMDRILALTIELAKTGLDIGDQEVLVDGTSELLSQPELADIERVRCLFEKFSDKARLVYMLTECMKGHGVRVLIGEDSDLTSDLDFSLVTTTYGVGENPLGTLGVFGPSRMEYQRTIPLVHYLGERLSMALASTFLAED